In one Rutidosis leptorrhynchoides isolate AG116_Rl617_1_P2 chromosome 8, CSIRO_AGI_Rlap_v1, whole genome shotgun sequence genomic region, the following are encoded:
- the LOC139864595 gene encoding zinc finger BED domain-containing protein RICESLEEPER 3-like, whose amino-acid sequence MMLKRVMIKAIFKRVTRKLINGVWKATCIYCQKNLSSGTRNGTTHLQNHTKICIQRSRKDIKQALLNTKVASNGKFSVEKHMFEQKEVRKELASMIILHEYPLSMVEHVGFRHFTSSLQPLFKAVSRNTIKKDIFEIYDFEKAKTMSLLETSKSRLAITTDMWTSSNQKKGFML is encoded by the coding sequence ATGATGTTAAAGAGGGTTATGATCAAGGCAATATTCAAGAGAGTGACGAGGAAGCTAATCAATGGCGTCTGGAAGGCTACATGCATATATTGTCAGAAAAATTTAAGTAGCGGCACAAGAAATGGTACTACTCATCTTCAAAATCATACTAAAATATGTATCCAACGTTCTCGAAAGGATATAAAACAAGCGTTGTTAAATACAAAAGTTGCTTCAAACGGAAAATTTTCTGTCGAGAAACATATGTTTGAACAAAAGGAGGTAAGGAAAGAGCTTGCTTCGATGATCATTTTACATGAGTACCCATTATCTATGGTTGAGCATGTTGGGTTTAGACATTTTACAAGTTCACTTCAACCATTGTTTAAGGCGGTCTCTCGAAATACCATCAAGAAAGATATATTTGAAATATACGACTTCGAGAAGGCTAAAACTATGAGTTTGTTGGAGACGAGTAAAAGTAGGCTTGCCATCACGACCGATATGTGGACATCAAGCAACCAAAAGAAGGGATTCATGTTGTAA